A window of Hymenobacter aerilatus contains these coding sequences:
- a CDS encoding HPF/RaiA family ribosome-associated protein has translation MEYNIDNVKMDLQTVGFQETSGIVDLVESELRRVMRFRQDIVAADVYLREDGSNPENNKVVRWRLGIPGKDLFAEAAAGSWGAGLRDASEKLRRQFVD, from the coding sequence ATGGAGTACAACATTGATAACGTGAAGATGGATTTGCAAACCGTTGGTTTTCAGGAAACATCAGGCATAGTAGACTTAGTAGAAAGCGAGTTGCGCCGCGTGATGCGCTTCCGCCAGGATATCGTAGCCGCCGACGTGTACTTGCGCGAGGATGGCAGCAATCCAGAAAACAACAAGGTAGTACGGTGGCGCCTAGGCATCCCTGGTAAAGACTTGTTTGCTGAAGCTGCGGCTGGTTCGTGGGGCGCAGGCCTGCGCGACGCCAGCGAAAAGCTGCGCCGTCAGTTTGTAGACTAA
- a CDS encoding SDR family oxidoreductase: MILITGATGHIGMAVVQQLLTKITPSQVAALVRNAAKAAPLQDLGIAIRLGDYDDPAALERAMQGIEKVLLVSGGGDEHGLQQHYNVVNAAKKAGVSCIAYTGRALQERDSLANELMVRHFQTEDYIKASGLRYVLFRNILYMDTLPQFVGPAVFESGINLPAGEGRVSFALRRDMGEAIANVLAEGDCENRTYTFTNTGTYSFADVAATLSELSGKEVRYMNLDDETFAANMKARSVPESVTRFVLAFMTDIKHGQESTVSEELEQVLGRKPASLKEGLETLFAL, from the coding sequence ATGATTCTCATCACTGGTGCTACTGGCCACATCGGCATGGCCGTTGTTCAACAACTGCTAACCAAAATTACCCCCAGTCAAGTGGCTGCCCTGGTGCGCAACGCTGCCAAAGCCGCTCCCCTGCAAGATCTGGGCATTGCTATTCGCCTGGGCGACTATGACGACCCGGCAGCCTTGGAACGCGCTATGCAAGGTATTGAGAAGGTACTGCTGGTGTCGGGCGGGGGCGACGAACATGGCCTGCAACAGCACTACAACGTAGTAAATGCCGCCAAAAAAGCCGGCGTTTCGTGCATTGCCTACACTGGCCGCGCCTTGCAAGAACGCGACAGCCTAGCCAACGAATTGATGGTGCGGCATTTCCAAACCGAGGATTACATTAAGGCCAGTGGATTGCGTTACGTGCTGTTTCGCAACATTTTGTATATGGATACGCTCCCGCAGTTTGTAGGTCCTGCCGTGTTCGAGTCGGGCATCAACTTACCCGCTGGTGAGGGTAGGGTTTCATTTGCCCTGCGCCGCGACATGGGCGAAGCCATTGCCAATGTATTAGCCGAAGGCGACTGCGAAAACCGCACTTACACATTCACCAACACCGGAACGTATTCTTTCGCCGATGTAGCCGCCACGCTTAGCGAGTTATCGGGCAAGGAAGTGCGCTACATGAACCTCGACGATGAGACCTTTGCGGCGAACATGAAGGCCCGCAGCGTACCCGAAAGCGTTACGCGTTTTGTTCTGGCTTTCATGACCGATATCAAGCACGGGCAGGAATCGACGGTTAGTGAAGAGTTGGAACAGGTGCTCGGCCGCAAGCCAGCTTCCTTGAAAGAAGGACTAGAAACGTTGTTTGCTCTGTAA
- a CDS encoding helix-turn-helix domain-containing protein: MTTPIPTYSLQYFSAPPDNTADVFFLDAHTHTAGPPLNVPYRGNYYKIGICLRGTLELKANLETYTIEPNCLMLITPHVIKEWTQLSDDHDSLSVFFTKEFITSHNNVHTDHFHFLENINRHVLPLSNAEAANITASLRFLQQKFPTPHPYREQVIKNLINSLLYEVIAIYDQQHAAVQATQTRSQQLTFAFKNLVNTHSVVERSVKFYADQLCITPKHLTETVKETTGKTASEWIDQAVLLEAKALLQNQQLSVAQISDLLHFTDQSAFSRFFRKSLGFSPTAYKQAG, translated from the coding sequence ATGACGACTCCTATCCCTACCTATTCGCTCCAGTATTTTTCCGCCCCTCCCGACAATACGGCCGACGTGTTTTTCCTGGATGCGCACACGCATACAGCTGGCCCGCCGCTCAACGTTCCCTACCGCGGCAACTATTATAAAATCGGTATTTGCCTGCGTGGCACGTTGGAGCTCAAGGCAAATCTGGAAACCTACACCATCGAGCCGAATTGCCTAATGCTCATCACACCGCACGTGATTAAAGAATGGACGCAGCTATCCGACGACCACGACAGCCTGTCCGTCTTTTTCACCAAAGAGTTTATCACTAGTCACAATAATGTGCACACCGACCACTTCCATTTTCTGGAGAATATCAACCGGCATGTACTACCGCTGTCGAATGCAGAAGCCGCTAATATTACGGCTTCGCTACGCTTTCTACAGCAAAAATTTCCTACCCCTCACCCGTACCGGGAGCAGGTAATTAAGAACTTAATTAATAGCTTACTATACGAGGTTATTGCTATCTACGACCAGCAGCACGCGGCAGTGCAAGCCACACAAACGCGCAGCCAGCAGCTGACTTTTGCGTTTAAGAATTTAGTAAATACCCATAGTGTGGTAGAGCGCAGCGTGAAATTTTATGCCGATCAATTGTGCATCACGCCAAAGCATCTTACCGAAACCGTGAAGGAAACCACCGGCAAAACCGCCAGCGAGTGGATAGATCAAGCCGTGTTATTGGAAGCCAAAGCGTTGCTGCAAAATCAGCAGTTATCGGTGGCACAGATTTCTGATTTGCTGCATTTCACGGATCAGTCGGCGTTTAGCCGATTTTTCCGGAAAAGCCTTGGCTTTTCGCCTACTGCTTACAAACAAGCCGGGTAG